A region of the Vicinamibacterales bacterium genome:
GCTCATCATCGGCGACGAGATCTCGAAGTACGCCACGCTCAGGCGCGCCGTGCACCGCCACAAGCTGCACAAGCACGTCCGGTTCTTCGGCTTCGTGTCGGATCAGACGCTCGCCGCGCTCTATCGTCTGGCCGGCGTCTTCGTGTTTCCGTCGCTCTACGAGGGATTCGGCCTGCCGCCGCTCGAGGCGATGGCCAGCGGCACGCCGGTGATCACGTCGAACGTGTCGTCGCTGCCGGAGGTGGTCGGCGACGCGGCGCTGCTGATCGACCCGTACGACCCGGCGGCCATCGCCGACGCGATGCAGCGCGTGCTCGCCAACCCGGCGCTCGCCGCCGACCTGTCCAGCCGCGGCTTGGTCCGGGCGCGCGAGTTCTCCTGGGAGCGCTCGATCGCGCGCGTGCGGGAGATCTATGCCGAGGTCATGCAGTGACGTCGCTGCCTCGAGTCGCCCTCGTGCACGACTGGCTCACCGGCATGCGCGGCGGCGAGAAGGTGCTCGAGGCCATCGCCGAGCTGTACCCCGGCGCGCCGATCCACACGCTGCTGCACGTGAAGGGATCGGTGTCGGACGCCCTGGAACGCCATCCGCGGCGCAGCTCATTCGTGAACTGGCTGCCGGCGGCGGCGACCCGGTATCGCCAGTATCTGCCGCTCTTTCCCACCGCCATCGAGCAGTTCGATTTCGACGGCTATGACCTGGTCATCAGCACCAGCCACTGCGCGGCGAAGTCGGTGATCGTGCCCGGGAACGCCGCGCACGTCTGCTATTGCCACTCCCCGATGCGCTATGCGTGGGATCAGTTCGATGCGTATTTCGGCCCGGCGCGGGTCGGCGCGACCCGCTCACGGCTGCTGAGACCCGTTCTGGCGCGACTGGCACGCTGGGACCGCGACACCGCCTCGCGGGTGAGCCGCTATGTCGCGAATTCTCATTATGTTGCGGGCAGAATCCGCCGATACTATAATCGCGGGTCGACCGTCGTGCATCCTCCTGTCGATACAGCGTTCTACCGGCCGGAGTCGGCCGTCCGCCCCGAGCCCTTCCTGCTCGCGGTCTCCGCCCTGGCTCCCTACAAGCGGCTCGACCTTGCGATCCGTGCGGCGGCCGCCGCCGGCCTGCCGCTGACCCTGGTCGGCAGTGGCCCGGAAGAAGGCTCGCTGCGGGCCCTGGCCGCCTCGAGCGGCGCGGCGGTCGCCTTTACCGGCTGGCTGAGCGACGAGGCGATCCGCGATCTCTATCGCCGCTGCCTCGCCTTCGTCATGCCAGGGGTGGAGGATTTCGGGATGGCCCCGGTGGAGGCCCAGGCCTGCGGCCGTCCGGTGGTCGCGCTCGGCGAAGGGGGCGCCTGCGACAGCGTGGTCGACGGCGCCACAGGCCTCCTCGTCGGCAGCCCCTCGGTGGATGCCTTCGTGGCGGCGTTCCG
Encoded here:
- a CDS encoding glycosyltransferase, which translates into the protein MTSLPRVALVHDWLTGMRGGEKVLEAIAELYPGAPIHTLLHVKGSVSDALERHPRRSSFVNWLPAAATRYRQYLPLFPTAIEQFDFDGYDLVISTSHCAAKSVIVPGNAAHVCYCHSPMRYAWDQFDAYFGPARVGATRSRLLRPVLARLARWDRDTASRVSRYVANSHYVAGRIRRYYNRGSTVVHPPVDTAFYRPESAVRPEPFLLAVSALAPYKRLDLAIRAAAAAGLPLTLVGSGPEEGSLRALAASSGAAVAFTGWLSDEAIRDLYRRCLAFVMPGVEDFGMAPVEAQACGRPVVALGEGGACDSVVDGATGLLVGSPSVDAFVAAFRQLATREFDAAVIRRHAEGFGKARFQREFQAVVAEVVSEHVSSNEDRRGISKHRPTHPDGVSDAASDRQHSRDMAGRENQP